A portion of the Hylaeus volcanicus isolate JK05 unplaced genomic scaffold, UHH_iyHylVolc1.0_haploid 12237, whole genome shotgun sequence genome contains these proteins:
- the LOC128883655 gene encoding uncharacterized protein LOC128883655 isoform X1: MVFRSSRPWCYICRDEKPDVACSAQHCKKSFHFYCLQHTGYDKPLDGCLDDFLCESCQEEDTESICYVCKSCGTDDLVSVVYDGSPKHAHADCLKQESLGNSERDTQSSCEKTQETIRTTFVNAIGGKPKLGNVDICYVCQKGGKLLCCDLCDQSYHPKCIDSDFLDPIIFDKDGKWGCPICYGKDPLKNMCHKRLTKKERQNKAEQWQKCIARESRRCRVNRSQFLCSCWSALKPFVPPDIYQKLKKEAPNFSKSNQLKVDDLSIILPKNGTGSPVESSLDNLNVEDSAIKQSVLYRDEALWKLVEEKAKVSGYELLRQGVELKPYQIWGVNWLLEAFYQKAGAILADEMGLGKTIQSLAFLSALKASSISGPHLIVVPLSTVGNWIREVHLFTPSLTVTKVCGSRLEREHSMMDELASIGIYDLFVTTYETVVTEEWFFTDRFQWQCVILDEAHRIKNDNARMRHSLDRVKCNMRVLLTGTPLQNNIKELFTLLNFLFPEVIKQNKLVDTLFTASKKKTNLSTGSTPCSVMANPTTMMDPCVLDKEKVNALTLLLSKLMLRRTKDLVVKLPDKIEYDIWLPLSPSAGLWYQRLLELTASATEDTTSLRKLLGAVVKIRICCCHPRGLVSRDTQLENFIQTFRDTGWSDEEVNLIKEDAKQLKQESCGLQHIQCSSKLVFLDKFLTQLHSENMEFCHNYREEFLKAQENRRHLEISRRHTVLTSLMNGRVIPNVTAESVQKEIDILTVPETCDGGGLRDLHAYQYGITTSEPKKDHFMVKYMYDTENRDKSSEEPRPHKVLVFTQFQLVLDELSAYCTWRGWRFMRLDGSTNKMIRELDTREFNSPDSNHFVYLISTRAGGLGINLVTANHVVMFDEDWNPFVDLQAVDRAHRIGQTRHVHVWRLMTEWTIEERMALRRQQKLLLNKMLIQANVEALECQDDTATHDKLSSEEVRRLLQYGRTALLEATFDHEIERSSLEDILKRKRRDLKGLEDEKLKHADLEETCETESVSFHEGLWNEEIDESGKDLCSKSAKESSTPGDPEPLNKELGEQQETNDFSLYHRPQRLRRQPPLTYNPMIRLVKVHVDRKMIRERRCFQCGHGGLPVGSKPSEKNKATPLVGCMRCPKVYHLKTCLQLNDMPPKSWMCPWHECCLCYRRAGSCGGLLIHCVECPTAFCFDCFPPEYRRYEPGPAFFENLQKRGWNVTPQKFVTFLCSKCKALKEQERRRHLSKQQLEDEMRTRKSQDDSARLDAKKEHVKQGKSLAKEERLKQATAKKQFFEQKKKLDAYDKQLQNDLRAAVDQLYPPRYIEILCLRKSRFLEMHQHTSERTQEVAGEEKLEEKRDHSMKLRPCTSNRLKCFQKRRFILPDRFKLPGEILRLCDNCHLPLHDASQCPFPLEVCRSSVVFNPMVKVELTENTTECIESASKAEHVNNSGTEELNETKSHSREVTLQCVETPLLTENETLAEQTETTVDTHGTLEERTETTADTHGTLEERTETTADTPGTSEERTETTADTHGTLAERTKTTVDTNGTLTERAETTAGTNGTLAEQIETTVDTNGTLAEQIETTMDTNGTLAEQIETTVDMEETLSEPMETTSVVIQTMSDVDETPSECVRTKSDEDETLPELMRKKTETLDTALKLMETKLGTSETLLEPMKMKSETWETKQKFEPCPKLKCRTVCSLCQSITKLHSRKHCSLLSDTEKQEYEERRKQYHDFVVSVQKKSSEEKDRLCIPSNFESFFTETYDLYSIADKIFDGTRRQLECELHKKLGECLTLAGLEKCIVVQEPACSPKVCSKDSTKDTDRAARRKHVKVRQEVKTPKMEEEQKGAVKKNVIKKRHDTSVCCEKPKKQKTQEEEKKPCAIIPSSCLTKIFEKKQNTVEEQMKASASCSLKPNIKETYQMAPGYKNIIVPNRTHDIKEPVKTLGVNGTNHSKKNHVSQTCGTSRVGVRGPTPVPYMGQQHTAKVSCRSDTIAYPKHTGLPHRAPSQHTLRDLFNAFNAQNASSNVRHLSHSLNIPMASGPCYATHPTSPNDMMVAAAFLFNAQQHSSDVLSMHPHPLLNHPCMPNTSPFWTPMPQPILSPMDPNFPSSALQFSSSVPTTLVESMSQKPPACDTSNETDSMS, translated from the exons atGGTTTTTCGTAGTTCAAGACCGTGGTGTTACATATGTCGGGATGAAAAACCGGATGTTGCCT GTTCAGCACAacattgtaaaaaaagttttcacttttattgtttGCAACATACGGGGTATGACAAACCTCTCGATGGTTGTTTAGATGATTTCttg TGCGAAAGCTGTCAAGAGGAGGATACGGAATCAATTTGTTATGTTTGTAAATCTTGTGGAACAGATGATTTAGTGTCCGTCGTTTACGATGGCTCTCCAAAACATGCACATGCTGACTGTTTG aAACAAGAATCTCTAGGTAACTCTGAAAGGGATACTCAGAGTTCCTGTGAAAAAACCCAAGAGACCATTCGAACAACTTTTGTGAATGCTATTGGAGGAAAACCCAAGCTGGGTAATGTTGATATTTGTTATGTATGTCAAAAAG GTGGAAAATTGTTATGTTGTGATCTATGTGATCAAAGTTATCACCCAAAATGTATTGATTCTGACTTTTTGGATCCAATCATTTTTGATAAAGATGGAAAATGGGGCTGTCCTATATGTTATGGAAAAGATCCACTAAAAAACATGTGCCATAAAagattaacaaaaaaagaacgacAAAATAAAGCGGAACAATGGCAAAAATGTATCGCTCGAGAAAGTCGTCGTTGTCGAGTGAATCGAAGTCAATTCTTATGCTCTTGTTGGAGTGCTTTAAAACCGTTTGTTCCACCAGATATTTatcagaaattgaaaaaggaaGCACCCAACTTTTCAAAATCGAATCAATTGAAag TCGATGATCTGAGTATCATTTTACCTAAAAATGGTACGGGGTCTCCCGTAGAATCTTCTTTAGATAATTTGAATGTAGAAGATTCGGCTATAAAGCAATCTGTTTTGTATCGTGATGAAGCTTTATGGAAGCTAGTTGAAGAGAAAGCCAAAGTGTCTGGGTATGAATTACTACGTCAAGGTGTGGAGTTAAAACCTTATCAAATTTGGGGAGTTAATTGGTTACTTGAAGCTTTTTACCAAAAAGCTGGAGCCATTTTAGCTGATGAAATGG GTTTGGGTAAAACAATCCAAAGCCTGGCTTTTCTCAGCGCTTTAAAAGCGTCTAGTATTTCAGGTCCCCACTTAATTGTTGTTCCACTTTCCACTGTTGGCAACTGGATTCGAGAAGTCCATTTATTTACACCATCACTTACTGTCACTAAAGTGTGTGGTTCTCGATTAGAAAGAGAACACTCCATGATGGATGAac ttGCTTCCATTGGaatttacgatttatttgtaacaacCTATGAAACAGTCGTCACGGAAGAATGGTTTTTCACAGATCGATTTCAGTGGCAATGTGTTATACTGGATGAAGCACAtcgtataaaaaatgataatgcTCGTATGAGGCACTCACTTGATCGAGTTAAATGTAATATGAGAGTTCTTTTGACTG GTACCccattacaaaataatatcaaagaaCTTTTCAcattactaaattttttatttcctgaagtcattaaacaaaataaacttgtcgatacattatttacagcatcaaaaaaaaaaacaaatttgtcaACTGGTTCAACTCCGTGTTCTGTTATGGCAAATCCAACAACAATGATGGACCCATGCGTTttagataaagaaaaagtcaa cGCTTTAACCTTACTACTTTCTAAACTAATGCTACGCCGAACAAAAGATTTGGTTGTCAAATTACcagataaaatagaatatgaTATTTGGCTTCCTTTAAGCCCTTCTGCTGGTTTATGGTATCAACGTTTATTAGAATTGACAGCTTCAGCTACGGAAGATACAACATCACTACGCAAACTATTAGGAGCCGTCGTTAAAATCCGTATTTGTTG TTGTCATCCTCGAGGTTTGGTATCGCGTGACACAcaacttgaaaattttatacaaacatttcgCGATACTGGTTGGTCCGACGAAGAagtcaatttaattaaagaagacGCTAAACAATTGAAACAAGAAAGCTGCGGTTTACAGCATATCCAATGTAGTTCAAAACTGGTGTTTTTAGATAAATTCTTAACACAATTACATTCGGAAAATATGGAATTCTGTCATAATTATCGC gaaGAGTTCTTGAAAGCACAAGAAAACAGAAGACATTTAGAAATAAGTCGACGCCATACAGTATTGACAAGTTTAATGAATGGTCGCGTGATTCCAAATGTTACTGCTGAAAGTgtgcaaaaagaaatcgatattttaacTGTACCTGAAACGTGTGATGGTGGTGGTTTGCGTGATCTCCATGCATATCAATATGGTATCACAACATCGGAGCCTAAAAAGGATCATTTTATGGTAAAGTATATGTATGATACCGAGAATCGAGACAAATCAAGTGAAGAACCCAG ACCTCATAAAGTTTTAGTGTTTACACAATTTCAATTAGTTTTAGATGAATTATCAGCGTATTGTACTTGGCGTGGTTGGCGTTTCATGCGCCTTGATGGTTCAACCAATAAGATGATTCGCGAATTAGATACTAGAGAATTCAATAGTCCTGATTCCAATCATTTCGTTTATTTGATTAGCACACGAGCAGGTGGTTTAGGTATCAATTTAGTCACAGCAAACCATGTCGTCATGTTTGACGAAGATTGGAATCCTTTTGTCGACTTGCAAGCTGTTGATCG agCTCATCGTATAGGTCAAACGAGACATGTGCATGTTTGGAGATTAATGACAGAATGGACGATAGAAGAGCGAATGGCGTTACGACGGCAGCAAAAATTACTACTGAACAAAATGTTGATTCAAGCCAATGTTGAAGCGTTAGAATGTCAGGATGATACGGCAACGCATGATAAATTGTCTTCAGAAGAAGTTCGGCGACTTTTACAATATGGAAGAACAGCTTTACTG GAAGCTACTTTCGACCATGAGATTGAACGGTCCTCTTTGGaagatattttgaaaagaaaacgtcGAGATTTAAAAGGATTagaagatgaaaaattaaaacatgctGATTTGGAAGAAACATGTGAAACGGAAAGCGTGTCTTTTCATGAGGGTTTATGGAATGAAGAAATAGATGAATCTGGGAAGGATTTATGCTCTAAAAGTGCAAAGGAAAGTAGTACTCCGGGTGATCCAGAACCTCTCAACAAGGAATTAGGTGAACAACAGGAAACGAATGACTTTTCTTTATACCATCGACCTCAACGGTTACGTCGTCAACCACCTTTAACCTATAATCCAATGATACGTTTAGTCAA AGTGCATGTTGATCGTAAAATGATACGCGAAAGGCGATGCTTTCAATGTGGTCACGGTGGATTACCAGTTGGTTCGAAACCTTCGGAAAAAAACAAAGCTACACCATTAGTTGGTTGTATGCGTTGTCCTAAGGTGTACCATTTAAAAACGTGTTTACAATTAAATGA TATGCCACCCAAATCATGGATGTGTCCATGGCATGAATGTTGTTTATGTTATCGTCGAGCTGGAAGTTGTGGTGGTCTTCTAATTCATTGTGTTGAATGTCCTACTGCATTTTGTTTTGATTGTTTTCCGCCAGAGTATAg GAGATATGAACCAGGTCCggcattttttgaaaatttacaaaaaaggGGTTGGAATGTTACACCTCAAAAATTTGTCACGTTTCTTTGCTCAAAATGTAAAGCTTTAAAAGAACAAGAAAGAAGACGCCATTTATCTAAACAACAATTAGAAGATGAAATGAG AACACGTAAGAGTCAAGATGATTCTGCTCGATTGGACGCGAAAAAAGAACATGTGAAGCAGGGAAAGTCATTGGCGAAAGAAGAGCGATTGAAACAAGCGACTGcaaaaaagcaattttttgaacagaaaaaaaaactcgatGCTTATGACAAACAGTTACAAAATGATTTGAGAGCAGCAGTGGATCAATTATATCCACCTCGCTACATCGAAATTCTTTGTTTACGTAAAAGCCGTTTTTTAGAAATGCATCAACATACTTCAGAAAGAACACAAGAGGTAGCTggagaagaaaaattggaagaaaaaagagaTCATTCTATGAAATTAAGACCGTGCACATCCAATCGATTGAAATGCTTTCAAAAAAGACGGTTTATTCTTCCTGATCGATTTAAGCTACCAGGAGAAATCCTTCGATTATGTGATAATTGCCATTTACCTTTACATGATGCTTCACAATGTCCTTTCCCTTTAGAAGTATGCCGTTCAAGTGTTGTTTTCAATCCAATGGTTAAAGTTGAACTCACTGAAAATACAACAGAATGTATTGAATCTGCAAGTAAAGCTGAACACGTTAACAATTCTGGTACAGAGGAACTCAACGAAACCAAATCTCACTCTCGTGAAGTAACGTTGCAATGCGTGGAAACGCCGTTGCtcacagaaaatgaaacattggCGGAACAAACAGAAACAACAGTCGACACGCATGGGACATTGGAGGAACGAACGGAAACAACCGCGGACACGCATGGGACATTGGAGGAACGAACGGAAACAACCGCGGACACGCCTGGGACATCAGAGGAACGAACGGAAACAACCGCGGACACGCATGGGACATTGGCGGAACGAACAAAAACAACCGTGGACACGAATGGGACATTGACGGAACGAGCGGAAACGACCGCGGGCACGAATGGGACATTGGCGGAACAAATAGAAACAACAGTGGACACGAATGGGACATTGGCGGAACAAATAGAAACAACAATGGACACGAATGGGACATTGGCGGAACAAATAGAAACAACAGTGGACATGGAGGAGACACTATCAGAGCCGATGGAGACGACATCGGTAGTTATACAGACAATGTCGGACGTGGATGAAACACCATCGGAATGCGTACGAACAAAGTCGGATGAGGATGAGACGCTACCGGAATTGATGCGAAAAAAGACGGAGACATTAGACACGGCATTAAAATTGATGGAAACCAAGCTAGGCACTAGTGAAACTCTATTGGAaccaatgaaaatgaaatcggAAACTTGggaaactaaacaaaaattcgaacCGTGTCCAAAACTAAAATGTCGCACTGTCTGCTCATTATGTCAATCCATTACGAAATTGCATTCAAGAAAACACTGTTCTTTATTAAGTGACACAGAAAAACAAGAG TATGAAGAACGACGAAAACAATATCATGATTTCGTTGTGTCGGTTCAAAAAAAATCATCTGAAGAAAAGGATCGCCTTTGCATTCCGTCCAATTTCGAATCCTTCTTTACGGAAACGTACGATTTGTATAGTATAgcagacaaaatttttgatggaACGCGACGTCAACTTGAATGTGAATTGCATAAAAAACTTGGAGAATGCTTGACTTTAGCTGGACTTGAAAAGTGTATTGTTGTACAAGAACCAGCTTGTTCACCAAAAGTGTGCTCTAAAGACTCCACGAAAGATACCGATCGAGCAGCTCGTCGTAAACATGTCAAAGTACGCCAAGAAGTTAAAACTCCTAAAATGGAGGAGGAACAAAAAGGggctgtaaaaaaaaatgttataaaaaaacgTCATGACACTTCTGTATGTTGTGAAAAACCCAAAAAACAAAAGacgcaagaagaagaaaaaaaaccgtGCGCTATTATACCATCAAGttgtttaacaaaaatttttgaaaaaaaacaaaatacagtAGAAGAACAAATGAAAGCAAGCGCTTCATGTAGTTTAAAGCCCAATATCAAGGAAACATATCAGATGGCTCCtggttataaaaatataattgtccCAAATCGAACGCATGACATAAAAGAACCTGTGAAAACGTTAGGAGTAAACGGAACGAATCACTCGAAAAAAAACCACGTGTCCCAAACGTGCGGAACGTCGCGTGTAGGGGTGCGTGGGCCTACACCAGTACCCTATATGGGACAACAGCACACTGCTAAAGTCTCATGTCGCTCGGATACTATAGCGTATCCAAAACATACAGGCTTACCACATAGAGCACCCTCTCAACATACATTACGGGATTTGTTCAATGCTTTTAACGCTCAGAATGCATCCAGCAATGTACGACATTTGAGtcattcattaaatattcctATGGCATCAGGACCATGTTACGCAACGCATCCGACCTCACCTAACGATATGATGGTAGCAGCAGCCTTTCTATTTAATGCTCAACAACATTCATCCGATGTTTTATCTATGCATCCTCACCCTCTTCTAAATCATCCCTGTATGCCTAATACATCTCCTTTTTGGACACCTATGCCACAACCAATTCTTTCTCCTATGGACCCTAATTTTCCTTCATCAGCTCTTCAGTTCTCGTCTTCGGTGCCAACCACCCTAGTCGAATCAATGTCACAAAAGCCTCCAGCCTGTGACACCAGTAATGAAACAGATTCCATGTCTTAA